A region from the Sandaracinus amylolyticus genome encodes:
- a CDS encoding WD40/YVTN/BNR-like repeat-containing protein, producing MMMRVSSIALLLVLALAARASAHGREPSLGAVTFHPTDRDHVVVRATWGFITTRDGGETWTWQCADAVPFDRTNEDPAIVMFPSRALVAATFDGLHRSDEAQCAWSTPETAPDDEYVVDVVQDPSEPRTAWLITSTGTTPDEVRRSEDEGLTWSTIAIPHPTALTDRIRVGTSDPMRVYTSGAILMTDTEPRRGVVLRSDDRAETFRAIEIPLVEGERIVHVLGVDPTNADRLFARMVRPVADEVPERLLISEDGGDTWRTVLEMLEIVGFAMSADGRTVWAGSWDGGLARSTDGGLTFEMLDPALRVRCLAQREGELWVCADDRTTGFALARSSDGGETLDALWSYDDVRNDVGCSADTQVGERCPMFWPDLVFDLQVDAGIVPDAGVTTMDAGSGEGGGDGGCSCRAGPSTRAPGGALLLGLALLALRRARRV from the coding sequence ATGATGATGCGCGTGTCGTCGATCGCGCTGCTGCTCGTCCTCGCGCTGGCCGCTCGCGCGTCGGCGCACGGTCGCGAGCCCTCGCTCGGCGCGGTGACCTTCCATCCGACCGATCGCGATCACGTCGTGGTGCGCGCCACCTGGGGCTTCATCACGACGCGCGACGGTGGCGAGACGTGGACGTGGCAGTGCGCGGACGCGGTGCCCTTCGATCGCACCAACGAGGATCCCGCGATCGTGATGTTCCCGTCGCGCGCCCTGGTCGCCGCGACGTTCGACGGCCTGCACCGGAGCGACGAGGCGCAGTGCGCGTGGTCGACGCCCGAGACCGCGCCCGACGACGAGTACGTCGTCGACGTCGTGCAGGACCCGAGCGAGCCCCGCACCGCGTGGCTGATCACGTCGACGGGCACGACGCCCGACGAGGTGCGCCGCAGCGAGGACGAAGGGCTCACCTGGTCGACGATCGCGATCCCGCACCCGACCGCGCTGACCGATCGCATCCGCGTGGGGACGAGCGATCCGATGCGCGTGTACACGAGCGGCGCGATCCTGATGACCGACACCGAGCCGCGCCGCGGCGTGGTCCTGCGCAGCGACGATCGCGCGGAGACGTTCCGCGCGATCGAGATCCCGCTGGTCGAGGGCGAGCGCATCGTGCACGTGCTCGGCGTCGATCCGACGAACGCGGATCGCCTGTTCGCGCGGATGGTGCGGCCGGTCGCCGACGAGGTCCCGGAGCGCCTCTTGATCAGCGAGGACGGCGGCGACACGTGGCGCACGGTGCTCGAGATGCTCGAGATCGTCGGCTTCGCGATGAGCGCGGACGGCCGGACGGTGTGGGCGGGAAGCTGGGACGGCGGGCTCGCGCGCTCGACCGACGGCGGGCTCACGTTCGAGATGCTCGATCCCGCGCTGCGCGTGCGCTGCCTCGCGCAGCGCGAGGGCGAGCTCTGGGTGTGCGCCGACGATCGCACGACGGGCTTCGCGCTCGCGCGCTCGAGCGATGGCGGCGAGACGCTCGACGCGCTCTGGAGCTACGACGACGTGCGCAACGACGTCGGCTGCAGCGCGGACACGCAGGTCGGCGAGCGGTGCCCGATGTTCTGGCCCGACCTGGTGTTCGATCTCCAGGTCGACGCGGGCATCGTGCCCGACGCGGGCGTGACGACGATGGACGCGGGGAGCGGAGAGGGCGGCGGCGACGGGGGCTGCTCGTGCCGCGCCGGGCCGTCCACCCGCGCGCCGGGCGGGGCGCTCCTGCTCGGGCTCGCGCTGCTCGCGCTGCGTCGCGCCCGTCGCGTTTGA
- a CDS encoding S16 family serine protease: MSALDPESIERALRAGRVEPFVVRAERAEGVAARRYARELAARAFSLADPGSVAIALRARARALGIEEAAIGACEETPPPHAVRVPLFDASAGDALVRMLWIEFDPAGGGGDRPALGARASAAFADALAMAAERAAPPRAMERFRLVAARPRALEAVAIDGESLGAAALVSAVSLWSERSTRSGIAVTGALRSGVIARVGAIPAKVRAAREAGCDVIVVPAEQEDEARGAGAGIEVIAVRTVEALLDATLVAVRARRDPERAVREARALFAEGWRGYRWPAIDERLARVAGTLPDARPDLQIETLSRLAAARRHLGDPEGSLRVLESARVIAESQADAVPDGPLTALEQQRAMTELKLFRFRAAAQAAQRAITIARRARLRGEHIKALGCAGLVEMGRRRDDAARACFDEALALTLRHAPEDAARSRVYLMEALGRLGRDAEARAMWRAAMHEVAEDEPGARGKKESWVRTGWGGALVALARWSEAREVLDVPAVHEALHEHPLPGLRARRHLGLALARGDDRDARERGLHLLASSTLAHGRALEPGLRSLAHVNVLVEAEVRVASARLDEDATARTRAALAALPTWGDAPRWLGAARGRVERALAKSSPDALGRALRELVARCEAI, encoded by the coding sequence TTGAGCGCGCTCGATCCCGAGTCGATCGAGCGCGCGCTGCGCGCCGGGCGCGTCGAGCCGTTCGTGGTGCGGGCGGAGCGCGCCGAGGGCGTCGCGGCCCGCCGGTACGCGCGTGAGCTCGCGGCGCGCGCGTTCTCGCTCGCGGATCCGGGCAGCGTCGCGATCGCGCTGAGGGCGCGGGCCCGCGCCCTCGGGATCGAAGAGGCGGCGATCGGCGCGTGCGAGGAGACGCCTCCTCCCCACGCCGTGCGCGTGCCGCTCTTCGACGCGTCGGCGGGCGATGCGCTCGTGCGGATGCTGTGGATCGAGTTCGACCCTGCGGGCGGCGGCGGGGACCGACCGGCGCTGGGCGCGCGCGCGAGCGCGGCGTTCGCGGATGCGCTCGCGATGGCGGCCGAGCGGGCAGCGCCACCGCGCGCGATGGAACGCTTCCGGCTCGTCGCGGCGCGACCGCGCGCGCTCGAGGCCGTCGCGATCGACGGCGAGTCGCTCGGCGCGGCGGCGTTGGTGAGCGCGGTGTCGCTCTGGAGCGAGCGATCGACGCGCAGCGGGATCGCGGTGACCGGCGCGCTGCGCAGCGGCGTGATCGCGCGGGTGGGCGCGATCCCCGCGAAGGTGCGCGCGGCGCGCGAGGCGGGCTGCGACGTGATCGTGGTGCCCGCCGAGCAGGAGGACGAAGCGCGCGGCGCGGGCGCGGGCATCGAGGTGATCGCGGTGCGCACCGTCGAGGCGCTGCTCGACGCGACGCTCGTCGCGGTGCGCGCTCGTCGCGATCCCGAGCGCGCGGTGCGCGAGGCGCGTGCGCTCTTCGCCGAAGGATGGCGTGGATATCGCTGGCCCGCGATCGACGAGCGGCTCGCGCGCGTCGCCGGCACGCTGCCCGATGCGCGCCCCGACCTGCAGATCGAGACGCTCTCGCGCCTCGCTGCCGCGCGGCGTCACCTCGGCGATCCCGAGGGCAGCCTGCGCGTGCTCGAGAGCGCGCGCGTGATCGCGGAGAGCCAGGCCGACGCGGTCCCGGACGGGCCGCTCACCGCGCTCGAGCAGCAGCGCGCGATGACGGAGCTGAAGCTCTTCCGGTTCCGCGCCGCAGCCCAGGCGGCGCAGCGCGCGATCACGATCGCGCGCCGCGCGCGGCTGCGCGGTGAGCACATCAAGGCGCTCGGCTGCGCGGGGCTCGTCGAGATGGGGCGGCGGCGCGACGACGCGGCGCGCGCCTGCTTCGACGAAGCGCTCGCGCTCACGCTGCGTCACGCGCCCGAGGACGCGGCGCGCAGCCGGGTGTACCTGATGGAGGCGCTCGGTCGGCTCGGCCGCGACGCCGAAGCGCGCGCGATGTGGCGCGCCGCGATGCACGAGGTCGCGGAGGACGAGCCCGGCGCGCGCGGCAAGAAGGAGAGCTGGGTGCGCACCGGATGGGGCGGCGCGCTGGTCGCGCTCGCTCGCTGGTCCGAGGCGCGCGAGGTGCTCGACGTGCCGGCGGTGCACGAGGCGCTTCACGAGCATCCGCTGCCCGGGCTGCGCGCTCGACGTCACCTCGGGCTCGCGCTCGCGCGAGGCGACGATCGCGACGCGCGCGAGCGCGGGCTGCACCTGCTGGCGAGCTCGACGCTCGCGCACGGACGCGCGCTCGAGCCGGGGCTGCGCTCGCTGGCGCACGTCAACGTGCTCGTCGAGGCGGAGGTGCGCGTCGCGAGCGCACGGCTCGACGAGGACGCGACGGCGCGCACCCGCGCCGCGCTCGCGGCGCTGCCGACGTGGGGCGATGCGCCCCGATGGCTCGGCGCGGCCCGAGGGCGCGTGGAGCGAGCGCTGGCGAAGAGCAGCCCCGACGCGCTCGGCCGCGCGCTGCGCGAGCTCGTGGCGCGCTGCGAAGCGATCTGA
- a CDS encoding dihydrolipoamide acetyltransferase family protein, which translates to MATTVVMPPLGESVLEGTVGKWLVQEGQRVERDQPVVEILTDKTDSEIPAPASGLVVKLLVNEGDTVPIGARLLEIDETASGAVAAAPAAPAPAAAPAAPAPVAEPASSGEPGRASPAVRKLAREMDVDLGSIEGTGQGGVVTREDVLRVASAARPAAAPARPSAPAIAPPPPAPVAAPAPAPRPAATSPGVLAAPGTAPAGLAEALRVLSGQSAFKVPPYQQQPGDKVVPFSRRRRIIADHMVYSKLSSPHVVTFAECDLHKTSALRDKHKDALKKEGVSLTFLAFVTAAVARALREYPVMNSRVLEDAYVQHRDVNLGIAVETDEGLVVPVIRKADELRVRGIARAIDEIATKSRDGKLTPDDLAGKTFSISNPGRKGNLVGGAIISQPNVGILRIGEIKKRVVVVENDGQDTIAIHPVMYMALSYDHRVVDGVVANGFLFRVNELLEKGEFEI; encoded by the coding sequence ATGGCGACGACGGTCGTGATGCCTCCGCTCGGCGAGAGCGTGCTCGAAGGGACCGTGGGAAAATGGCTGGTCCAGGAAGGCCAGCGGGTCGAGCGCGATCAGCCGGTCGTGGAGATCCTGACCGACAAGACCGACAGCGAGATCCCGGCGCCGGCGTCCGGCCTGGTCGTGAAGCTGCTGGTGAACGAGGGCGACACCGTGCCGATCGGCGCGCGCCTGCTCGAGATCGACGAGACCGCGTCGGGCGCGGTCGCGGCCGCCCCCGCGGCTCCGGCGCCTGCCGCCGCGCCCGCGGCGCCCGCGCCGGTCGCGGAGCCGGCGAGCAGCGGTGAGCCCGGTCGCGCGTCGCCCGCGGTGCGCAAGCTCGCGCGCGAGATGGACGTCGACCTCGGCTCGATCGAGGGCACGGGCCAGGGTGGCGTCGTCACCCGCGAAGACGTGCTCCGCGTCGCGAGCGCGGCGCGCCCCGCAGCGGCCCCCGCGCGTCCCTCGGCGCCCGCGATCGCGCCGCCGCCCCCCGCGCCCGTCGCCGCGCCCGCGCCCGCGCCGCGTCCCGCGGCGACGTCGCCCGGTGTGCTCGCCGCCCCCGGCACCGCGCCGGCCGGTCTCGCCGAGGCGCTGCGCGTCCTGTCGGGACAGAGCGCGTTCAAGGTCCCGCCCTACCAGCAGCAGCCGGGCGACAAGGTCGTCCCGTTCTCGCGCCGCCGCCGGATCATCGCGGACCACATGGTCTACTCGAAGCTGTCGTCGCCCCACGTGGTGACGTTCGCCGAGTGCGACCTGCACAAGACCTCGGCGCTCCGCGACAAGCACAAGGACGCGCTGAAGAAGGAGGGCGTGAGCCTCACGTTCCTCGCGTTCGTCACGGCGGCGGTCGCGCGCGCGCTGCGCGAGTACCCGGTGATGAACTCGCGCGTGCTCGAGGACGCGTACGTGCAGCACCGCGACGTGAACCTCGGCATCGCGGTGGAGACCGACGAGGGCCTCGTCGTGCCGGTGATCCGCAAGGCGGACGAGCTGCGGGTGCGCGGCATCGCGCGCGCGATCGACGAGATCGCGACGAAGTCGCGCGACGGCAAGCTCACGCCGGACGACCTCGCGGGCAAGACGTTCTCGATCTCGAACCCGGGCCGCAAGGGCAACCTCGTCGGCGGCGCGATCATCTCGCAGCCGAACGTCGGCATCCTGCGCATCGGCGAGATCAAGAAGCGCGTCGTCGTGGTGGAGAACGACGGCCAGGACACGATCGCGATCCACCCGGTGATGTACATGGCGCTCTCGTACGACCACCGCGTGGTCGACGGCGTCGTCGCGAACGGCTTCCTGTTCCGCGTGAACGAGCTCCTCGAGAAGGGCGAGTTCGAGATCTGA
- a CDS encoding PEGA domain-containing protein, which produces MRSLSRTTLGALVVALVALALGIASPRAAAQDDRERARVEFQRGVDAYGRADYQVALEAFQEAYRLAPHPMVRVNIANAYEQLDRPLEALFHFERFLAESTGASREQRREVDAAVRRLRQRVGELDLHVTPDGAVVTIDGTEQRRAPIAEPVRVVAGDHTIDIQLDGYRAERRTVTVAGGQTARVDVRLARAEAVVASGVGASPVEATGTEAEPVVASTEPEPVVEPIAEPEPTPPPSSGGGFRILEGVWVAGAITIAAGIAAGVTGGLALAANDDFERHVATYEDTSLPEAVREQARVDGREAADSASTLAVVTDALLITTILAAGTTAFLLITTQEGGMLADEETDVAVVPMVGESVAGAMVLGSF; this is translated from the coding sequence ATGCGTTCGCTCTCGCGCACCACGTTGGGTGCCCTCGTCGTCGCGCTCGTCGCGCTCGCGCTCGGGATCGCGAGCCCACGCGCCGCGGCGCAGGACGATCGCGAGCGTGCGCGCGTCGAGTTCCAGCGCGGCGTCGACGCGTACGGGCGCGCCGACTACCAGGTCGCGCTCGAGGCGTTCCAGGAGGCGTATCGCCTCGCGCCGCACCCGATGGTGCGCGTGAACATCGCGAACGCGTACGAGCAGCTCGATCGCCCGCTCGAGGCGCTGTTCCACTTCGAGCGCTTCCTCGCGGAGAGCACCGGCGCGTCGCGCGAGCAGCGCCGCGAGGTCGACGCGGCGGTGCGGCGGCTGCGCCAGCGCGTGGGCGAGCTCGATCTGCACGTCACGCCCGACGGCGCGGTGGTGACGATCGACGGCACCGAGCAGCGACGCGCGCCGATCGCCGAGCCGGTGCGGGTGGTCGCGGGCGATCACACGATCGACATCCAGCTCGACGGCTACCGCGCCGAGCGCCGCACCGTGACGGTCGCGGGCGGTCAGACCGCGCGCGTCGACGTGCGCCTCGCGCGCGCGGAGGCGGTCGTGGCGTCGGGCGTGGGCGCGTCTCCGGTCGAGGCGACGGGGACGGAGGCCGAGCCGGTCGTCGCGAGCACCGAGCCGGAGCCGGTCGTCGAGCCGATCGCGGAGCCCGAGCCGACGCCGCCGCCGAGCTCGGGCGGTGGGTTCCGGATCCTCGAGGGCGTGTGGGTCGCGGGCGCGATCACGATCGCGGCGGGCATCGCAGCGGGTGTGACCGGCGGGCTCGCGCTCGCGGCGAACGACGACTTCGAGCGCCACGTCGCGACGTACGAGGACACGAGCCTGCCCGAGGCGGTGCGCGAGCAGGCGCGCGTCGACGGGCGCGAGGCGGCGGACAGCGCGAGCACGCTCGCGGTCGTCACCGACGCGCTCCTGATCACGACGATCCTCGCGGCGGGCACGACCGCGTTCCTCCTGATCACGACGCAGGAGGGCGGGATGCTCGCCGACGAAGAGACCGACGTCGCCGTGGTCCCGATGGTCGGCGAGAGCGTCGCGGGCGCGATGGTGCTCGGCTCGTTCTGA
- a CDS encoding TerB family tellurite resistance protein has product MLGNLDSQDRLRLMKFVCSFAWADLRIADQERSFVQKMMRKLKLDDAEAKQVQQWLELPPRADEVDPNDIPREHRALFLEMAKSIVGADGEISEEERENLALLEQLLS; this is encoded by the coding sequence GTGCTCGGCAACCTCGACAGCCAAGACCGCCTGCGTCTGATGAAGTTCGTGTGCTCCTTCGCGTGGGCCGATCTGCGGATCGCGGATCAGGAGCGCAGCTTCGTCCAGAAGATGATGCGCAAGCTCAAGCTGGACGACGCCGAGGCGAAGCAGGTCCAGCAGTGGCTCGAGCTCCCGCCGCGCGCGGACGAGGTCGATCCGAACGACATCCCGCGCGAGCACCGCGCGCTCTTCCTCGAGATGGCGAAGAGCATCGTCGGCGCGGACGGCGAGATCAGCGAGGAGGAGCGCGAGAACCTGGCGCTCCTCGAGCAGCTCCTGTCCTGA